In the genome of Cryptomeria japonica chromosome 8, Sugi_1.0, whole genome shotgun sequence, one region contains:
- the LOC131064738 gene encoding nematode resistance protein-like HSPRO2, with product MEVSSSSDSMEGIEGFQGISSNATEEMKDSYDMSYSRILSSSGPMNCSFLTEEFVEASPSECAAYEKYLNLSEFTAIWKSREWHGWPAELLVKTALQSLEMTFRLISSVLCDTRPYINREEWKRRLESLTASQLELISVICEGDKDAPTVQLSVSNGVIATKVGQEVWQRPGALPVVSRVSQESLLPRLGTWKRAEHMVSRIWLVIETHMQRAPFTLGLGEPNLSGKPILEYDKICKPSYLYSFRQSSQFHNAEDHTLCTVHQIFEAWLFVAHLLLRRIHQRIDHEDSVGASKDCWTIERIWQLLTDIQNLFLLVDPDDFLCLKHQLSINRATSSSTSKGAYCLKSTALRSLTDACKELRNLVPKVMGVEADPKGGPRLQEAVLELFHSHRHTRRESPNGETSCGIIHILLAFQGIEAAVKRFFFSFQQLVIAVMSSAEMNRTTYLGASDALTQIYSEPPFFPSVDGAKIFLSDFWKHRTIAMGECMQKPVGKSNEATRKHEHQYVIP from the coding sequence ATGGAGGTCAGTAGCAGCAGTGATAGCATGGAGGGAATAGAAGGTTTTCAAGGTATTAGCAGTAATGCAACGGAAGAGATGAAGGATAGTTATGACATGAGTTACAGCAGAATATTATCTTCTTCAGGTCCCATGAATTGTTCTTTCTTAACTGAAGAATTTGTAGAGGCATCTCCAAGTGAGTGTGCAGCATATGAGAAATATCTGAATCTCTCAGAGTTCACTGCAATCTGGAAATCCAGGGAATGGCATGGTTGGCCTGCAGAGCTGCTGGTAAAAACTGCCTTGCAGTCACTGGAAATGACTTTCAGATTAATTTCATCAGTCCTGTGTGACACAAGGCCTTATATTAACAGAGAAGAGTGGAAAAGAAGGCTTGAATCCTTGACTGCTTCTCAGCTTGAATTAATATCTGTGATTTGTGAAGGTGATAAGGATGCCCCCACAGTTCAACTGTCTGTAAGTAATGGTGTTATTGCTACTAAAGTTGGCCAAGAGGTATGGCAGAGACCTGGGGCTTTGCCTGTGGTTAGCAGAGTAAGTCAAGAGAGTTTACTACCTCGCTTGGGTACATGGAAAAGGGCTGAACATATGGTTTCTAGAATATGGCTTGTAATTGAAACTCATATGCAGAGAGCCCCTTTTACATTAGGCCTTGGGGAACCAAATCTTTCAGGCAAGCCTATTCTTGAATATGATAAGATCTGTAAGCCAAGCTATCTGTATTCCTTCAGGCAATCCTCACAGTTCCACAATGCAGAGGATCACACGCTTTGTACAGTCCATCAGATCTTTGAGGCCTGGTTGTTTGTAGCCCATCTGCTGCTGAGGAGAATACATCAAAGGATAGACCATGAAGATTCAGTAGGAGCATCCAAAGACTGCTGGACAATTGAAAGGATTTGGCAATTGCTTACAGACATTCAGAATCTGTTTCTGTTGGTGGATCCAGATGACTTTCTTTGCCTTAAACACCAATTGTCCATCAACAGGGCTACTAGCTCTAGTACCTCCAAGGGTGCATACTGCCTTAAATCTACTGCTCTGAGAAGCCTTACAGATGCATGCAAGGAACTAAGAAATCTTGTGCCAAAAGTTATGGGTGTTGAGGCTGATCCAAAGGGTGGACCTAGGCTTCAAGAAGCAGTCTTGGAGTTGTTTCATTCTCATAGACACACAAGAAGAGAAAGCCCAAATGGTGAAACTTCATGTGGGATTATTCACATTTTATTGGCCTTCCAGGGAATTGAAGCTGCAGTGAAGAGATTTTTCTTCTCATTTCAGCAATTGGTAATTGCAGTCATGAGCAGTGCTGAAATGAATCGAACAACATATTTAGGTGCATCTGATGCTCTCACTCAGATATATTCCGAGCCTCCTTTTTTCCCAAGTGTGGATGGTGCCAAGATATTCCTAAGTGACTTTTGGAAGCACAGAACTATAGCCATGGGGGAATGCATGCAAAAACCTGTGGGGAAATCAAATGAAGCTACAAGAAAGCATGAACATCAATATGTAATTCCTTGA